TATTGTCCGGAGACTCGTGTGTTGAAAAGCCAATCCGCACACCGGGATACCGTGTTTTTAGAAAATCGATTTGGGAAAGGTGCATTTCGGCATCGGGTGTCGGATAGGCGCCAACACAATGCAGAATGGCGAAGTCCTTGTTTCGATGCGAAAAAAAACTGATGACCCGATCCATGGTTTCGACGCTCGCTCCTGCAGTCGAGGCGACAAGCGGTTTATTGGAATGTACGATCCTTTCAAGAAGCGGCCAGTCTCCGAATGAACAACTGGCAATTTTGATCACATCGATATCTTGGCTTTCGATGAGATCGACCGAGTTTTCATCAAAAGGCGTACACATGGTCAAAAAGCCCCACGTTCGCATCTCCATGATCAAGGCATCGAATTCATTTTTCGATAACCGGGTTTCGGAAAATCTCTTGACGTACTTGATATCGCCTCGACCCCTAACGGCAGGATGAATGAACGTATCTAAGTCACGGTATTGCAGTTTGAACGCGAAATGGAACTGTGGATACTTGGAGCAAACCTGGCCAAACTGTCGAATGATCTCAAGGCCATGCAGAATATTCCCCATGTGGTTGTTGGCCATTTCCAGAACGAACAATTTATCCGGTATGTCTGAAGCCATTGACGTTCCCTCTTTTGTAGGTTTTTAAGAACTTGCTTTTTCGAGGACATTGACGGCCAGATTCAATAGGGCGTCGCAGCCATTCCCGAAGCGTATCCGAACATCAGGCAATACCCAGGTGAACGCCCCATCGCTAACATCCATAAATGGATCTTTTTGAATATGTGATCATGTTTTTGTATGGATAAATCCTCTGATCTCGGAAAGCATAAATGCGATCATATCTTCGCTCAGCCCCGGATAAACGCCTACCCAAAACGTATCTCGCATGATCCTGTCGGTGTTGGCCAGGTCGCCTACAACTCGGTAACCGGTATGGGCCTTTCGCATGTCATCGAAGCAGGGTTGCTTGATCAGGTTTCCGGCAAAGAGCATCCGGGTCTGGATCCCGCGCGATTCCAGATGATTGACGATATCTTCCCGCGTGAAGCTGGCGTTTTCCCGAACGGTCAGCAAAAGCCCGAACCATGACGGATCGCTGTTGGGCGTGGGTTCCGGCAGGATAAACCGGTCCTCCATATCGGCAAGACCCTCCCGCAGAAGCCGCCAGTTTCGCCTGCGCGCTTCGATAAAGGACGGAAGCTTTTCCAACTGAGCGCAGCCAATGGCGGCTTGCATGTCGGTTATCTTGAGGTTATATCCGAAATGAGAGTAGACATATTTATGATCGTATCCTTTGGGCAACTCCCCGAACTGCTGGGTAAAACGGTGCTTACAGGTATTGTCCTTCCCGGGTGGACACCAGCAGTCCCGCCCCCAGTCCCGGAACGATTCGATCAGTCGTTTCAGCGTGATATCATCGGTACAGACGGCCCCACCTTCCCCCATGGTCATATGGTGCGGCGGATAAAACGAAAACGTGGATATGTCTCCGAACGTTCCGGTCATTCGGGTGGAGCCATTCAGTGCATACGTTGAACCCAGCGCATCACAATTATCCTCGATCAGCCAGAGGTGATGCTTTTGACAAAACGCCTGGATACGGGCAACATCGAAGGGATTGCCCAGCGTATGGGCCAGCATCACAGCTTTCGTTTTTTCGGAAGGAGCCGTCTCGAGCTGATCGACGTCAACATTGTAGGTAGGCAAGGTTACGTCCACAAATACCGGTACCGCTCCGAATTGAACGATAGGCGCAACCGTCGTCGGAAAACCGGCTGCGACCGTAATGACTTCATCTCCCCGTTTGATGCGGCGATCCATCAACTTGGGAGAAGTAAGCGCCATAAACGCCAGCAGATTGGCGGATGACCCCGAATTGGTCAGCGAGCAATGCTTGACTCCCAGAAAATCGGCGAATTTCGCTTCGAACTGACTGGCATATCGGCCTGAGGTCAGCCAGAAATCCAGGGAGGCATCCATGAGATGAATCATTTCCTTTTCATCATAGACCCTTCCGGCATAAGGAATTCGAGATTTTCCGGGTAGAAACGGCTTGTCCAATTCCGCCTGTCGACACCCCTGAAAGTAATTCGTCATCAGCCCACTGAAGCAAAGCCGCATCAACCGATCCAAATCTTCTATGGAAATTCGACCGATATGGGCATGAATCAACGATGCCTGCACCAGGACCTGCTTGCTCGCAGGAAAGATCGTCGGTTGATGAAGATTTCCCTGAATCAGCGATTCCGGATGGATCAGAACGTGAGGCTCTGAAATCCACTGCTGAATCTTGGAAGAGCCCGCTATGGCCAGAAAATCACCTTTCGAATTGGGGGAGGACAACACAATCAGCGGGCGCGTTTTCGCCTTTGAAATCCCATCCGATGTACGGTAAGCCACCCGTGCGATCACGAGATCACCGATGCGGTATACCCCGGGCATCATTGCAAGTACTTCTCCCATACGGCATCTTCCGTTTCATCGTCTTCCAATGCAGACAGAAAAAAGGCTGTATCGACCTGCGACTCGTCCTCGCTGTCCGACTGGTTTCCGGCAGACACTGGATCCCGTTCGGTCCAGGATGTGGATACTGTTTGATGCCGATGGATAGCCTTTTGAAGAAGTTCTTGTTGATATACGGCCACTGTTTCAGCGGTACATGGATCGATGTCGGCCCCATCTTTTGAGCTGGATAGCGGAATTACAGTGATACGAAGCTCGGCATTGGTTATATCGAATGGTATCGGGTCGATCCATCTGATTCTCCCATGATTGTACAATGCTTTTGCGGTGATCATTTTCTGCCTCCATCATCTCGTGATCGGGGCTGATATGGGGAGGACAATTCATAGGCTTCGATCTGCTGCACGCAGAGCCGCCTCGGATCCTGTCCGGTTCGATAAAGCGCTGTCCATTCAACTACTGCGTCGAGGGCCATTTCAATATTCCATCTCGGCGCCCATCCCAGAGCCATCCTGGCCTTGCTACAATCCAGTTTCAGGATCGAAGCTTCGGCCGGATGACGATCCGGATCGATTTCATAGGCAGCGCCTTTTCCCCATTTTTCACACAATCTTTGAACCACCCATTCAACGGTTCTTGTATCTCGATCTTCCGGTCCGAAATTCCAGGCCTCCGCAAATTGCCGACCTTTTCGGTATAGCTGTTGCGCAAGGCAGAGATAACCGGAGA
The nucleotide sequence above comes from Desulfatirhabdium butyrativorans DSM 18734. Encoded proteins:
- the rfbH gene encoding lipopolysaccharide biosynthesis protein RfbH, which codes for MGEVLAMMPGVYRIGDLVIARVAYRTSDGISKAKTRPLIVLSSPNSKGDFLAIAGSSKIQQWISEPHVLIHPESLIQGNLHQPTIFPASKQVLVQASLIHAHIGRISIEDLDRLMRLCFSGLMTNYFQGCRQAELDKPFLPGKSRIPYAGRVYDEKEMIHLMDASLDFWLTSGRYASQFEAKFADFLGVKHCSLTNSGSSANLLAFMALTSPKLMDRRIKRGDEVITVAAGFPTTVAPIVQFGAVPVFVDVTLPTYNVDVDQLETAPSEKTKAVMLAHTLGNPFDVARIQAFCQKHHLWLIEDNCDALGSTYALNGSTRMTGTFGDISTFSFYPPHHMTMGEGGAVCTDDITLKRLIESFRDWGRDCWCPPGKDNTCKHRFTQQFGELPKGYDHKYVYSHFGYNLKITDMQAAIGCAQLEKLPSFIEARRRNWRLLREGLADMEDRFILPEPTPNSDPSWFGLLLTVRENASFTREDIVNHLESRGIQTRMLFAGNLIKQPCFDDMRKAHTGYRVVGDLANTDRIMRDTFWVGVYPGLSEDMIAFMLSEIRGFIHTKT